A portion of the Kiritimatiellia bacterium genome contains these proteins:
- the gcvH gene encoding glycine cleavage system protein GcvH encodes MNIPRELRYTSTHEWVRVKGGVATVGITDYAQQQLSDITYVELPDLNDEVNVSDEVAFVESVKAASDVYAPVSGTIVEVNSAVAEEPDRINRDPYGDGWLFKIRMKNPKEVASLLDADAYEEQLPPDEEE; translated from the coding sequence ATGAACATACCGCGTGAGCTTCGGTACACGAGCACCCACGAGTGGGTGCGGGTGAAGGGCGGCGTCGCAACGGTCGGCATCACCGACTACGCGCAGCAGCAGCTCTCGGACATCACCTACGTCGAACTGCCGGACCTCAACGACGAGGTGAACGTCTCGGACGAGGTCGCGTTTGTCGAATCCGTGAAAGCCGCCTCGGACGTCTATGCGCCGGTGAGCGGCACGATCGTCGAGGTGAACTCCGCGGTCGCCGAAGAGCCGGACCGCATCAACCGCGACCCGTATGGCGACGGCTGGCTCTTCAAGATCCGGATGAAGAACCCCAAGGAGGTGGCCAGCCTCCTTGACGCCGACGCCTACGAGGAGCAGCTGCCGCCGGACGAGGAGGAGTGA
- the lipB gene encoding lipoyl(octanoyl) transferase LipB: MSRPPSSGEAWAFVRPRPVGYAEALRWQLSLHAARLAGRVPDVVLWLVHEPVITLGRRGRREALLRTPEELAACGVELHVASRGGDATYHGPGQWVVYPILRLGRVGADAHGHLWNLEELSIRTCADFGVAAWRRPGMAGAWTASGKIAAIGFHLRRWVTLHGTSFNVDPCPNGFEWIVPCGLRGEPVASLRTCLGGHAPSMDAVAERMLANFEQVFGRRLTVWREGEALPPELAATLAAQPSGSSADSRASN; the protein is encoded by the coding sequence GTGAGCCGGCCGCCCTCGAGCGGTGAGGCCTGGGCGTTCGTCCGCCCCCGGCCCGTCGGCTACGCGGAAGCGCTGCGCTGGCAGCTGTCGTTGCATGCCGCCCGGCTGGCTGGCCGGGTTCCGGACGTGGTGCTCTGGTTGGTGCACGAGCCAGTGATCACGCTTGGACGTCGGGGCCGGCGGGAAGCATTGCTGCGTACCCCCGAGGAGCTGGCCGCCTGCGGCGTCGAACTGCACGTCGCTTCGCGCGGAGGCGACGCGACGTATCACGGACCCGGCCAGTGGGTCGTCTACCCCATTCTGCGCCTGGGGAGAGTCGGCGCGGATGCGCACGGCCACCTCTGGAACCTGGAGGAGCTCTCCATCCGCACCTGCGCGGACTTCGGCGTCGCGGCCTGGCGCCGCCCCGGCATGGCGGGTGCCTGGACCGCCTCGGGCAAAATCGCCGCGATCGGCTTCCATCTGCGCCGCTGGGTCACGCTGCACGGCACCAGCTTCAACGTGGATCCGTGCCCGAACGGCTTCGAGTGGATCGTGCCCTGTGGCCTGCGCGGCGAACCGGTAGCCTCGCTGCGGACCTGTCTTGGCGGGCATGCGCCGTCGATGGACGCGGTCGCCGAGCGGATGCTCGCCAACTTCGAGCAGGTGTTCGGCCGGCGACTGACCGTCTGGCGAGAGGGCGAGGCACTGCCGCCGGAGTTGGCCGCCACGCTGGCCGCTCAGCCGTCCGGCAGCTCCGCGGACTCGCGCGCCTCGAACTGA
- a CDS encoding zinc ribbon domain-containing protein: MPIYEYRCARCGRVSQFLVRNIASHTTPACPRCGAAEMRRVISRVTVIGGRKGARADAPAPPDDDSSAAAAAPETEADAGEAAEEGGFEPSEADVARMEALLNNMDENDPRSIGRAMREMAAIAREPLEGEMEEVVRRLESGEDPDKIEEKMGDALGDADGGGDELYDG; this comes from the coding sequence ATGCCGATCTACGAATATCGCTGTGCTCGTTGCGGCCGTGTCTCGCAGTTTCTGGTTCGCAACATCGCCTCGCACACGACGCCGGCGTGTCCGCGTTGCGGCGCGGCGGAGATGCGGCGCGTGATTTCCCGCGTCACGGTGATCGGCGGCCGGAAAGGGGCGCGCGCGGACGCGCCGGCGCCTCCGGACGACGACTCGTCGGCCGCCGCCGCGGCACCGGAGACGGAAGCGGATGCCGGCGAAGCCGCAGAGGAGGGCGGCTTTGAGCCGTCGGAGGCGGACGTCGCCCGGATGGAAGCGCTGCTGAACAACATGGACGAGAACGATCCACGTTCGATCGGCCGCGCGATGCGCGAAATGGCGGCGATCGCGCGGGAACCGCTCGAAGGGGAGATGGAAGAGGTCGTGCGTCGGCTCGAGTCGGGGGAGGATCCGGACAAAATCGAGGAGAAAATGGGCGATGCGCTGGGGGATGCGGACGGCGGCGGCGACGAGCTCTATGACGGCTGA
- the def gene encoding peptide deformylase yields the protein MRLPLRYYGDPVLKRRALPVREVDERLRRLAEDMIDTMRAEQGIGLAAQQVGETVALCVIEVPPESDADAEGRPLNPGLSMPIVMFNPRIVRASSQTEAREEGCLSFPDIRATIVRPVEVTVQWLGLDGRPTEATLRGLTARCVQHEMDHLDGILISDRMSPVARIALAGRLKRLRRETEASAGTVRAG from the coding sequence ATGAGGTTGCCGCTCCGTTACTACGGCGATCCAGTGTTGAAGCGCCGTGCGCTTCCGGTCCGCGAGGTGGACGAGCGCCTCCGTCGGCTGGCGGAGGACATGATCGACACCATGCGGGCGGAACAGGGGATCGGTCTGGCCGCGCAGCAGGTCGGCGAGACGGTCGCGCTGTGCGTGATCGAGGTTCCGCCGGAGTCGGATGCCGACGCGGAGGGCCGCCCATTGAACCCGGGCCTGTCGATGCCGATCGTGATGTTCAATCCCCGGATCGTGCGCGCCTCCTCGCAGACGGAGGCGCGAGAGGAAGGGTGCCTGAGCTTTCCCGACATCCGTGCCACGATTGTCCGACCGGTCGAAGTCACGGTGCAATGGCTCGGGCTCGATGGACGGCCCACCGAAGCGACCCTGCGGGGACTGACCGCGCGCTGCGTACAGCACGAAATGGATCACCTGGACGGCATTCTCATCAGTGACCGTATGTCGCCGGTGGCCCGGATCGCGCTGGCCGGCCGCCTGAAGCGACTGCGTCGCGAAACCGAGGCGTCGGCCGGCACGGTGCGGGCCGGTTGA